One Argentina anserina chromosome 6, drPotAnse1.1, whole genome shotgun sequence genomic window, CTTTGCTTCTGCTGGAACTGGCTATGACAATGCAACTTCTGATGTATTAGTAAGTCTCTTAATCTAAAGTCATTTGAATGCATACCATATATATGCCTCTTAATCAATCTTAGTAGCATGTAAGCTTTCTTTCAGCAAAGTGTTCCTGTCGAAATAGACAATTCTGtatatataacatgttggaCTGTCTAGCTAGCAAGAGAAACTCTCCTCACCTACGTACTAGTATGGTAACTTAATTGTCGATCGCCATGCAGAATGTGATACCTCTATGGAAAGAAGTGGAGTACTACAAGGAATACCAGGCCAAATTGAGAGCCCATATCGGGCATCATAAGGCAAGAGAAATTTTGACAGAAGCTTTGTATGTGATAAGCTTGGGAACCAATGATTTCCTCGAGAACTACTACCTGCTACCCAAACGGCAAGTTGAATATACAGTTCAGCAGTACCAGGACTTCCTCATCGGAATAGCCGAAAAATTCATGAGGGAGCTTTATGCTCTTGGAGTCAGGAAGATTTCCCTAACGGGGCTCCCTCCGATGGGGTGCTTGCCCTTAGAGAGAACCATAAATTTATTGGGTCACCATGATTGCACGGAGGAGTACAACAGTGTGGCTGTGGAGTTTAATGTGAAGTTGAAGAACATGGTGGCAAAGGTTAACAGAGAGCTTCCAGGCTATAGGATTCTGCTTACAGAGAAGGTTTATCAGCTCGTCTATCAGATGATCAAAACACCTTCCCAATTCGGTAAGTACATGATTTTCGATCAACCATGTCCTATTTTGATGCTTCCATCGAATTTAATCGTAGTGCCAGAGCAAGATTttgactatatttatatttatgtcCATATGAAAGCATCGACTTAACGGTGGCATTAAGTTTGCATTCATTGTGCTGAAAGAGTAAGTAACAATCTTCAATCCTTGTGGACCTTATCTTCGATTGGAGAAAGAAGTCATGCATAATGATGCAATTAATAGATCGATCTACATCGGGACCCCTCTGATCAATGCCATTTCTTTTGAATAGCCCAACTGAAATATGTACACAACTACTCTAGAGTAGAACATCTATAGGAGGAAATACAAGAGCGTAGTTATATACGGGCTACCGTGGGTTATAACTCACCTTAAATTACTACAAAAAATTTATCTTTCTAGCTAAATGTAatgtaaaaaattaaattttaaatattagctcacctcaaatttctatatatagcccataaataattgtaatttttttagcCCAACCTATTATGAAATCTTGGCTCCGCTCATGCCGGAGATATATCGTGTGATAACTACTGCATAACTAGATTTTCATATCCAACTTCGATATATAATCTAACCTCGATAAATGAatatttgataaattaataactttACTTAAGTAATAATTTTATCCGGTCCCGACTTAGGACCCAGTGACGAATCATGATGGAGGCTAGAGGGGGATGTGGCCCCGCAGTAAGATCAGaaatttgttttaattattatgtaatttatgtgTGATTATGGTCAAAATGCTATAATATGGTATAATTGTGTATAGTTATGACATAATGGTATATAATTATGCTACAATTGTTTTCTATATATGGTATAATTGTGCATTAACTAacatttaatttaaaatttaatatatattggcCCCTCCGGATATTCGATTCAAGATCTGGCACTGTCGGGACCAGTGTATATTACTAGGAACCTCGCTAAAtgcaaataatatttttttaaaaaatatctTTAGGTCACATCGAATATATAaagtaataattaatttattaaattttaaaaaatagttaaaataataatttatcaaatgtataaaaaatagtgaataaaattcataatacaaattaaagaaagtAATTATTTAAACTTATCGttttaaaattacttttagacataaaattataccaaatttggaaagtgaataaatatataattctagCTAAAAATAGATATAGTAGTGAGACTAAATACTCTATAAAATAACAACAAAACTCtatgtaaaataataatttattaatttatcgataaataaataaattatttatttattaataatataataatCTCGTTAAAGTAATAATATCTTCTGGTCCGACGTTATTCATTTATAGAAGTTTTATTGTAGTTTAACTTTCGATGAACTAAACCCAGAACCCTAAAATTCAATTACCTTGATTGAGTAATACTACTACCTCAGCTATATCTATATATCCACAGCGATGTGATTACCACAGGGCCGGTATACATACTGGGTTACGTTACTTGCGTGATCAAACATGTAACAAGATATTTACCTGATGCCTGATCTATATATTAACGGGCAAAGACTCCAAAGAGTACTACACCAATTAAAACGAGGAAAGGCATACAttgaattatttatttatgcatgaactgactacTGGATACGAGTTGGTGAAAAATTCAATGTCAGATTAATTAGGCATGCAATTATCAATCTAGGTTGGCCACATGGTGCTATTGCAGCAGATCCGATCgatgtttcatatatgaactgtgataattttatgattttatctcaGTTTAATTctaagtgtgcattaaaatgatgaaaacataacttgttagaatggctaAGGATTTGATAAGTATCTTGGATAACCAGGTttgaatcccaccacaaacattcttatttttatcacaagtttctctatttatatatatatatatatatagtccctatccagagtgaagcttcactctgaaattacagagtgaagttccaattttggcacacttttcggtcaatttttttaaccataagtgattcaatatttaggtatattattcaagatcatctctataaaatttcatctaattcggacatcgttaaggtattgaaattagattaaatcaatgaatgaattaaaactattcAATATGAACCGtttgtgtaaatctcaattttgaaagctcaaaccattgtcaaatttgatgaaactttgtagagatgatcttgaataacatacctaaatattgaatcgcttatggtgaaaaaaattgaccgaaaagtgtgccaaaattggaacttcactatgtaatttcagagtgaagcttcactctggataatgactgtatatatatatatatatatatatatatatatattaaaatgtgcataaatattacaaaaattgaatatgttggaatggttgaagagttgttgagtgccttggatgaccaaggtttgattctcaccataaacactttcatttttattatgagtgggtgcgtgtccgcgtgttcGATTTGGATACTCGCGTGTCTGGGCCGTGTCCAAagtcagttcgcgtgtccgacaTTCCAAcagcttttttattttacagatttttacatttattacTTCAactaaatattatatttttttatttatcataaccataatatatttcataatttcatattattGACTTGAAATATTTATTGCAGATTTTTTATTGGTTGTAATCTAAATCTGACATGTACTAGTCTCCTCCTCTCCTATAACCATATATTACATTGTTTACACTCATCAACCTATTCAGTCCACTTCACAAATGCCattgatatataaatctcatccCTCTGTTGTTGTTATATCCTAGTTGCATCTCTCATTATCTTGAACTCTTGAATCTTTGCCACTAGCCCCTGACACAAGAGGAAGGACTAGAATGACATGCATGTACGCTCCATGGCTCTTGTTGACTCAACTAATTCTACTACAAGTAGCAAATCTTGAGGCCAAGGTTCCAGCCATTATTGTGTTTGGAGATTCATCTGTGGATTCAGGAAACAACAACCGGATTTCGACACTCTTGAAGAGCAATTTCAAGCCATATGGGCGTGATTTTGCTGGTGGTCAACCCACAGGAAGGTTCTCTAATGGTCGTATTCCTCCGGATTTCATTTCTAATGCTTTCGGGCTCAAACCATCGGTCCCTGCTTACTTGGATCCCAATTTTGGGATTTCAGATTTTGTCACCGGTGTTTGCTTTGCATCTGCTGGAACTGGCTATGACAATGCTACATCTGATGTATTGGTAATTCTCCTTGTTATACTTGGATGCCTAATATGATAATGTTCTTCTGTGAGATATAAAATGTTGTTTAACCATTGTTGAGTCACTTTaaaccaatgttttaaaacgCGAAGGCGTACCTCAAGGCGTTTTTACGAGAGCCTTGAGCTTTAACGCTTAAGGCGTAAAAGGCGTAAGCCTTACgacataaatataataaagaGACCAAATACAAAGCTAATAAGgacacaattatatatattcaaaagcCTAACTCtgatacaattatatatacaagttCATCCCATCAGTTGTCTTTAATTTTCAATAATCTTAACtttcaatatataaataaaagagTCCCTTAGCTCTTTCCTCAAATTGAACAGCTCAGAACTCATAACTTTGGAAGATAAGTACATGTGTGTGTGTCAAAACATGCAGAGAACATACAATTCAATCAGTAGGGCTGTTTTGAAACTAACTTTTACAGTGTATATAGTATTGTTGCTTCAAAATGATTTACACAGTGACTTAAATCCCAGAGGTCCcccatcaattcattcatatatTACATAGTATATGAACAGAAGTGAGTGACTGacatgttttctttcttttttgttttcatggTCTTACATTTGTTCACCTTATAAGCTTGTATATATTAGAAGCATGATGCTTGTACACCAGACTATGCTCAAAAAATTTTGCAAACTAGCAAAGGACAGTAGAACTTCAATGCAAATTAAACAGACAAGGTCCATTAAACACTAAGAAATCAATTACATGTGAGTGGGTTTATTGACTTTACTCCCAAAATAGTTTTCCTCATTAAACCTCCGTCAATTTATGCATCTATAATATCCAGGCACACTATCTAATAGGAAATAAGCcaatacatcatcaattatACAACTCTGTCCACAATCATGAATCACCTTGACTTTACTCGCTATTTACAAGACATGAGGATATACACCATCACCAGTACTGATGCACACCACATATAAATGATTGCTGGTATGAACTCATAACGGTTTTTCAAGAACACAGTGGGATTTAAAGTATCGAATTCAACATCAGTCTTACCATAAACCAAATTGACGCCAAAAAAATCACAATGCTTCTCATACAATTCAACAACTTGACAAAACCCAATAACTTGAATCACAGACAATTATCACGGCAGTAATGAATACCCAAATGCATATAAGATAAATTAGACTACAACATAGTACTTGGAGGGACTTTGGATCCAAGAGGCTCAAGTTAAAGCAATCGGTAATTCGGTATCATACCTTCTCAAAGCCCGATCAAGTAGAActcttgaagaagaagagtagATCGATCTGTGGTTGCGTCTCTGCGAGGCTGGGATGTGGCTCTTCTCGACTTCAATAGATCGATGATGTATTATGCGATGCGGTTCCGAGAGTCTCTTCTCTTTTGTTCCCTTCATTTTCGTTAATCATCCAAAACGGTGTCGTTTTGGGTCtttaagttaaaaaaaaaacttagaaGCGCGCCTTTTAAGCGCGTTTTTTGCGCCTTAATGTGCGTTTTTTACGCCTCTACGCCTTTTTCAGAAAAACGACTCATTTTCGACTAAGTCTTGAGCTTTTTAAGCCTCATGCGAGCCTTGAGGCGAGTTTTTTAAAACCTTGCTTTAAACAGAACACTACTTTGATCGAAATTGACATGCAGTTTGATATAAAATGTGTCATGCATTAATGTCTGGCCTTGCTTCTAACTCTAGTAAATTCTGCTATATATCACCTCTTCATGCATGCAGAATGTTATACCTTTGTGGAAAGAAGTGGAGTACTACAAGGAGTACCAAAGCAAATTGAGCGACTATGTTGGCCAACACAAGGCAAGAGAAATTTTAACTGAGGCTTTGTACTTGATAAGCTTGGGAACCAATGATTTCCTTGAGAACTACTACACAGTTCCTCGCCGGAGATCCCAATTCACAGTCCAGCAATACCAGGATTTCCTATTGGGACTTGCTGAAAATTTCTTGAGGGAAATTTACAGTCTTGGAGTCAGGAAAATTTCCCTGACCGGGCTACCCCCGATGGGGTGCTTGCCATTGGAGAGGGCAACAAATTTCATGAATCATCATGAGTGTGTGGAGGAATATAACAATGTGGCTGTGGAATTTAATGGGAAGTTGAACAACATGGCAGCAAAGTTGAATCAAGAGCTTCCAGACtataaaattctatttactGCAAAAGTGTATGAGTTCTTCTATCAGATCATCAGCAACCCTTCTTCATATGGTAAAGTCATAGTTTCTGTCAATTAGTAATTTCATACTTTGATGTTTATGTGGACCTGAAGTGAATGATGCCATAACAAGATTAGTAGATTTTGACTGAAATTTATGTCCATGAAAGCATCTTCGTTTTAGGTAAAGTCACAATATTTCTGCATTCATTGACATATCAGATATCACCTGCTCTCTCAACAAGATTTTTTTGTCACATTCTGCTCCAACTTTGGTCATCTGAAGTCTGAACCTAAAGTATCTACCGTTATATCGTCATGCATCTGTCATATCTTCTAAATTAAAGATTAATCCtcaattctttttctttcatttcaatATTAATGATATGTAATGTAGTCTGGAGGGCTTGAGGCCCCCAAGAGTCCAAGACTATTATCTCATTATTAGATCTATAGCAGATACCAGCTGATATATGAAAGCATGCATATTTTAGGCATGAACTGGCAATGTGGATACAAGTAGGTGAGAAATTCAATATGAGCTTGAATAAGCATGCATTATGCAATCAGGCCAAGTAGGGCACATCCTCTGTTGCAGCAAAATCATTGTTTCGTTAAAATGATGGTTGCAAACTTATGCTAATGCTCAGATGGTGATCGATCCTTTATTACCCTTCTTACTACACAAGTTTTATATCAGTTTAATTACTTGTACTGCCTTTCTTGGCCTGACTATTTACAAATTTTTTACTGGTTTTGGCAGGATTTGATGTTGCTGAAGTGGCATGTTGTTCTAGTGGGACATTTGAGATGAGTTACCTCTGCAATGAGCATAATCCATATACTTGCACAGATGCAAGCAAGTATATATTCTGGGATGCCTTTCATCCTACAGACAGAACAAATCAGATAATAGCTGACCATTTGATTCCCGATCTTCTAAACTTATTCAATTGATTTAgtattcttatttgttttcactCTGAAGAAAATGAACTGCTTTCACAAATTGCTGTAGAAATTAAGTAGAAGGTTAGGACTTAGGAGTGATGGCTTCTTTTTGTCCTTTTTgttctgtttttattttttgtacaaGAAGTGTGTGGTTCTAAGATTTTATCACTTTATGTATATTGGAATGTATATTATTTGTCtttaaatatatgaaaatatatgaagTATGAACTGATCTCCGTACATGGATCATCCCTCGGTGTTCTCTGAGCATTTGATATTGCATcttgttaaataaataaaaaaatcctaCGCCAAGAAATATACATGTAGCAGCAGCACGCTGTCAGTGAGAAGGCATGTGCAAATAAGACTCTTACATGcaaatcattgtagtcataaTATCATCCATGTGTTTGTGTTAATAAGATCTTGAGTAGTTCAGCGATATAATGTTTGTGTTTAAAGAATTGACATTCAAATTCTATTATGTCATCAgatttttatatatgtatattccaCGAAATGTTATGTCATAATCAAGGTAAGTTGGACGACTGGCCATTAGCACCAGAGATCAGGACACTACGTATATAAGCTCATATTCACGGGTTTGTCTACTGTACGTTGCTGTACCTCATACAGCAGCTACAGTACATTTTGCTGCATACTGTTTACATGTGTATTTTTACCCTAGTATTgtttaagtaaaaaaaattaacggAGCATGATGAGTCttgatttttgaatttttttaacaTACTACAAATATTTAAATTCATCCTCTACTCGAAGGTAAACATTTATTGTTTCTATCATTATTACAGAATTAATACTCTAGACTTGAACTTTTAgcttttgtaaaaatttcttTGAAAGAACTCcaagaggaaaaagaaaaatataaaaaattagtgAAATATAGAGATAACCTTCCTAGAAAAACCATAAATTACTAGGATATTATCTATAGAGTCCAACGTAGAATCTTCGAGACTAGAGAAAATATCATAGTCGTCGAGGAAATTTTTGAAGAAGATCAGAGACCCATAAATATTTTGAGCATCGGTTAGATCCGCCTTAACTAGTATCAAACCATGCTTAGCTCAAAAGCAGGTAGATTAAAAGTCTTATGCCACAAAATTGGCTTCTCTCAACTAATAAGAGagaatccaaaccaaaaaatTATCAATCATTTTGTATTACAAATATTCTGATAGGTGACAAAAGTGTTTTCATTCAAGACATATCCAAGAGGATCAAAACTCGATAGAATACACTTGTAAAGTACTAAATACACTTTACGATAAATTCTCGCATCTTCAACAAGAGATAGGAGTTGAAAAACATGATCCAGCTCGGCCAAGTTTGATAGAATTCCTAAATGATTTATCCAACAACAAGGCTGCATAAAAGCTACTTGTACAACTTGAGAGATTTCATCTCAAGATTAATCAACTTGAAGAAGTAAACACAAGAATCGAAAAGCTTGAAGTAAAGCTTGACTACCTAAAAATAAAGCAATATCTGCTAGACATAAAAAAGAAGTTAGTTCAAACAGAAACCCTTACTAATAACATCCAAGAGCAAGCGTTTGAAATGAGAAAAGCTCAAGAAACTTTGAAAGAGTATTTACAAACCCTTATCGTCCGAATATAATGAACCAAATAGTTAAGGTAAAAGTCAAGGAAAAAGACAAAGCAACAAAAAGTTTATATCTTCCTACTTCAGAAGCCCTTGCTGAAAACCTAAAAGCTATAATTCATCAGCAAAACTATAATATTACTTGTCTTCAAGAGATATGTATGGAGCTAGAGGAGCAATTCATGGAGTTGAACCTAAAACTCTCTCATCTACAAAAAAAAGTGTAGAAAAAATGAAGGCTGAAGCTGgaacaaagaaaatcaatgAAGAACAATTAGCTCAAAATGTAGCTAGCAAGGTGATCTTACCTTCCTACTCAAGATAAGAAAGTAAGCTTAAGTTTAGTGAATCTAAGCTTCTTACATGCAAATTCTTCATTTCCACTGAAAAAATGAACATGAAGATGTTGAGCAGAGTATTCAGCAAAAGGAGCACAATTCATGTACAACTTATCAATGctcaagaatttgagtacaaTGAGATAAAATCAAGTGTATGGGAGGCCTAAATTCCTAAATTCAGACTCAACGAGATCTATAAGAGAGGTTTTTTCCTTTTAGATTCTCACATGTTCAAGATTCATGAACTAACTGTTCCAGTAAAATGTTAAGAAACATATATCAGGCTAATAACTCATAAGAAAGTAAGTTAAGCAGTTCGAAAGGGCTATTCATACATGCACATTAGAGCAGTAAATGTATGAATGAAACTACTAGCTAGAGATGAGATAGACGGCTCTGTCGTATGCGTCCTGCAAGATGACATGATAACAGATTTCAAAAAAAGTTTGTTAGGAACGGTAGAAGCCTCCGTATGCAATCAGGTCGCATACTTTAATGTTTTTCCAAACTTCACCACTCACCTCATAGATGCAACACATTGTCTTAGATTGAGAATCAAGACATATGAAATTTCTATGAAAAAAGGAATGATTGAGCTTGTCATAGATTACCGAATCTATTATATACTCATGAGCTCGAATGTCGCACCAAATACTAAATTCCTTAATAGTCCAGGAATCACTACATCCATCCTCACCAATCCAAGAAATCATACCGACCATAAACATGTTACAAAATGGAATGAGATGACACTTTCGCGAGAGTAGAATCTGACTCCTCCAATTAAGCAAATTGAGAATACTAAGACATCAATCTATGAAGACATGAGAGGAAAGATAAGCTTACAGTTCCATCGACATTCATTTGCCAGTTATGAAGAAGTAATCACTTCGAGGACTAGACCATCTGTATTTCTTGAAGAATCATTCGAGGGAGAGGATACAAAGAGACCAATAAAGATGCTTGGAGCTGAAAGACTCAAGAGTCTATATGCACAAGCAGAAACTTGTGAGTCGGCAgaggaattaaaaaaaatcatacaaCAGATCTCGCAagtaaaaataagaaaacataGGAAAATTCTTCTGTATAAAGAGGCCAAGCCAGAGTCTGGTGAATCCTCTAACATGAATACATAAAATGTGAATACATCAAGTCCTCCTCAAGAAAGTACAGTAGTTCAGAATATCACGAACTACCCTACTAAGATCATCagggaaaataaaatcaaacttTCCAAAGAATTAGCTCATACAGGAAAACATGGAGAAATGAGTTCTCAAAAGTTTATTCCTACAAAATGGGGACAGTCGGTATCTGAAAGATGAGTATGTCTTGAACTAGACCATGTCGGAGACAAAAGAAAAGTCATAGACAATTGGGTGGCTAGCTTGAGGTTAACCCAACCTCTGGTATTGTCAAAATACGAGTATTCTGAAGTTCATGCATATAATGAGTTAACTTTGACTGGAATAGTCCATAAGTTGTAGCAATCCTTCAAGAGAAGCACCCAGTGGCCTGATTGGGCTACCAAATTGCCTCAAACCAACAATCCCCTAGACTTTTCATGCCCGATATATGCACAATTTTGAGGAAATATAACGGGACATAGCGAGCAATTGAATGAGAGAGCCAAGGCAAATATCCAGAAGCTGAGTAAATGCAATATGAGGTATTTTGAAGAATACACCAATGGATTCTAGAATTACAACTGCACCATTTGAGACATCGATAATGAAGTTATGGTAAGAACCTATTACAAGGAAATCCAAAACTACAAAGAGAGTCAGGGATCTCCTGAGAAAGCAATGCGTAGAGAACAGAAAGTCAAAAACTGCAAAGAAATAATTCAGAGGAGTTGAAAACACGTGTCCCAATATATGAGAGACTCATATGCAGTGGGGATGTCACATGGAAAGAAAATACAAGAAGAAGTTCTCTAGCAACAAAGCAGGAAAAAGAATTTCTCCTCTAAAGGAAGTACAATTTCCGGAAAAGCCTTAAAAAGAAGATATGAAGGCGAAAAAAGAACTCTATTCATAGGAAAAGAtttttcaagaaaaataaaccAATTCTGGTTCTACAAGAGAAGTAAAGATGTGCAGATGTTAGTTATGCAAAGCAGAAGAACATTATGCGAATGAGTATCCAAAAAAGGATAAAAGATCATCAAGAGCCTTAATCGAAGAGTATGAAGAAGCAATTGAGTATGCAAACTTGAAAGGGTTTGAAATAACATATTTTGATGAAGAGAATGATTCAGTTTATTCTCTTGAGTACCCATTAAAAGATGATTTCGAGAAAGCCTCTTCAGAAAgttcagaagaagaagacaacgCTGAAGGATATCGTCATATCTTTGTGTTGCATTTTCTCAAATGGAAACAAGACACTCCTGATATTATCAGCAGTTTCTACCCTAATCCAAGAAAATTCATCTGTGATTTCTGTAAATGTGTAGAAAATGAGTTAATCCCAATGTACCATGAAAATACAGGCGAAACTTATCATCGAGAGTGCTTCATAGCAGAATTAAGACGTAGAACAGGAAAAATGGATGCCCATAATATACAGAGTTCCATGATTCAATGGAACAAGAAGAGGAGTTGAAAAAGATCAAGATAGAAGAAGACTTCATTAAGTCAGAAAAAAAGATTAATATAGTCTGTTAATACTATCGG contains:
- the LOC126800159 gene encoding GDSL esterase/lipase At2g42990-like, with amino-acid sequence MTCMYAPWLLLTQLILLQVANLEAKVPAIIVFGDSSVDSGNNNRISTLLKSNFKPYGRDFAGGQPTGRFSNGRIPPDFISNAFGLKPSVPAYLDPNFGISDFVTGVCFASAGTGYDNATSDVLNVIPLWKEVEYYKEYQSKLSDYVGQHKAREILTEALYLISLGTNDFLENYYTVPRRRSQFTVQQYQDFLLGLAENFLREIYSLGVRKISLTGLPPMGCLPLERATNFMNHHECVEEYNNVAVEFNGKLNNMAAKLNQELPDYKILFTAKVYEFFYQIISNPSSYGFDVAEVACCSSGTFEMSYLCNEHNPYTCTDASKYIFWDAFHPTDRTNQIIADHLIPDLLNLFN
- the LOC126797290 gene encoding GDSL esterase/lipase At4g26790-like, whose product is MAYIYIAWLLFSQILLQVARHEAKVPAIIVFGDSTVDSGNNNQISTLLKSNFKPYGRDFAGGQPTGRFSNGRVPPDFISEAFGLKPLVPAYLDPKYGISDFATGVCFASAGTGYDNATSDVLNVIPLWKEVEYYKEYQAKLRAHIGHHKAREILTEALYVISLGTNDFLENYYLLPKRQVEYTVQQYQDFLIGIAEKFMRELYALGVRKISLTGLPPMGCLPLERTINLLGHHDCTEEYNSVAVEFNVKLKNMVAKVNRELPGYRILLTEKVYQLVYQMIKTPSQFGKYMIFDQPCPILMLPSNLIVVPEQDFDYIYIYVHMKAST